One region of Sulfuriroseicoccus oceanibius genomic DNA includes:
- a CDS encoding glycerophosphodiester phosphodiesterase family protein — protein sequence MGQIKAQLTDAWEFLTKRGAWRPMLTVHIAVLLLSALLFTPITAATVRTLVSLSGRAALSDTEIASFLLNPAGAIAALAITSIALTIAILDYAALMTTAWALHRGEPATLMATAARIRGTAPALVKLALRLILRCLAAALPFIAGIGATYWGLLRHNDINYYLAEQPPEFITAVIIATLLLIALGVVLIQITVSWFYALPLVLFRHESSKQAKAHSEETTKGQRKAIAMWLGLWIFGTPILISLLNSPLTFGARWLIPHLRDHLPALSLALGSALVLTTTLSFLTGFATLSLLAYRNVRMFAAAGLDLPTTDSPKPEAKPHVPLGEKSLLALAALVLLFSGALTYRWLGQIQMRDETLIIAHRGASATAPENTMAAIYQALEDGAHWVEIDVQETADGEIVLFHDSDFKRVGRTALNIWDAQSSDLDQIEIGSWFAPEFASETTPTLRQALEACRNRAGVLIELKYYGHDEMLEQRVINIVEDLQMVDQVMIMSLQRPGIEKVRQLRPDWKIGLLSSVAVGDLTRLDVDFLGLNARAATKPLIERAHRAGIDVFVWTVNDPISMSSLTSRGADGLITDKPALARDVLQQRKDLNPGERLLLELAHIFGSPSRQLEQ from the coding sequence ATGGGCCAGATCAAAGCGCAGCTAACCGATGCTTGGGAGTTTCTCACCAAGCGCGGCGCATGGCGCCCGATGCTCACAGTGCATATCGCGGTCCTGCTGCTCTCGGCATTGCTGTTCACCCCGATCACCGCGGCCACCGTCCGCACCTTGGTCTCCCTCTCCGGCCGCGCCGCGCTTAGCGACACGGAGATCGCATCGTTCCTGCTCAACCCGGCAGGCGCCATCGCCGCTCTAGCGATCACATCCATCGCTCTGACCATCGCGATCCTGGACTACGCGGCGCTAATGACCACGGCCTGGGCCTTGCATCGGGGTGAACCCGCCACCCTCATGGCAACCGCCGCCAGAATCCGAGGCACCGCCCCCGCTCTGGTCAAACTCGCGCTGCGCCTCATCCTGCGTTGCCTCGCCGCCGCACTTCCATTCATCGCCGGCATTGGAGCCACCTACTGGGGTTTGCTGCGCCACAACGACATCAACTACTACCTCGCCGAGCAGCCGCCGGAGTTCATCACTGCGGTCATTATTGCCACCTTGTTACTCATCGCACTTGGTGTCGTGTTGATTCAAATCACGGTCTCTTGGTTTTATGCGCTGCCGCTGGTGCTCTTCCGCCACGAGTCATCCAAACAAGCCAAAGCCCACAGCGAAGAGACGACCAAAGGGCAGCGCAAAGCCATCGCAATGTGGCTCGGGCTCTGGATCTTCGGCACCCCCATTCTCATCTCACTTCTCAACAGCCCACTCACCTTTGGCGCTCGCTGGCTGATCCCACACCTTCGCGATCACCTGCCGGCATTGTCACTCGCCCTAGGGTCGGCATTAGTCCTCACCACGACCTTGTCGTTTCTAACCGGCTTCGCAACTCTGTCTCTCCTCGCCTACCGCAACGTGCGAATGTTCGCAGCCGCAGGCCTGGACCTCCCCACCACCGACAGCCCAAAGCCCGAAGCCAAACCTCACGTCCCACTCGGCGAAAAGTCACTCCTCGCTTTAGCCGCATTGGTTTTGCTCTTCTCCGGCGCCCTCACCTACCGATGGCTCGGTCAAATCCAGATGCGCGACGAGACTCTGATCATCGCCCACCGCGGCGCATCCGCCACCGCCCCGGAGAATACAATGGCGGCCATCTACCAAGCACTTGAGGATGGCGCTCATTGGGTGGAAATCGACGTCCAGGAGACCGCCGACGGCGAGATCGTACTCTTCCACGACAGCGACTTCAAGCGCGTCGGGCGCACCGCTCTGAACATATGGGACGCCCAATCGTCCGATCTGGACCAAATCGAAATCGGCTCGTGGTTCGCCCCTGAATTTGCAAGCGAGACCACCCCCACCCTTCGCCAAGCTCTGGAAGCCTGTCGCAACCGCGCCGGCGTTCTTATCGAACTCAAATATTACGGTCACGATGAAATGCTAGAGCAACGAGTGATCAACATCGTCGAAGACCTGCAGATGGTCGACCAAGTCATGATTATGTCCCTCCAACGCCCGGGCATCGAGAAAGTTCGCCAATTGCGCCCGGATTGGAAAATCGGGCTTCTCTCGTCCGTCGCAGTCGGCGATCTCACCCGTCTCGACGTCGACTTCCTCGGCCTCAACGCACGCGCCGCAACCAAGCCGCTGATTGAACGCGCCCACCGCGCGGGTATCGACGTCTTCGTCTGGACCGTCAACGACCCAATTTCAATGTCGTCACTCACCTCGCGCGGCGCCGACGGATTAATCACCGACAAGCCAGCACTCGCCCGCGACGTGCTGCAACAACGCAAGGACCTCAACCCAGGCGAACGCCTGCTACTCGAACTCGCCCACATCTTCGGCAGCCCCAGCCGCCAGCTGGAACAGTAA
- a CDS encoding glycosyltransferase, whose product MAAKVDPASEADERPVVVSACGTFLKPEMQSVYRQIDNLQRYRTVVFTEQHQNAEMFPVDALEVMTKQVRPRLKGNFLLRFWYKHVIKQWPPPRPINREVKPYYPYDMPDLLAKHDPALVHVYYGHKAVKYHEMLHAWGGPWIVSFHGVDVVKFFDQEGYADKMKAVFRDAQLVLARSRSLLDKLEELGCPREKLRLNNTPIPFDDSQTFVREAPEDGQWRIVQASRLIPKKGLFTTLEALKVMVTEWPRLKFVLCGDGPSREAFEAAVAEAGLQENVELLGWLNQEQLRDEFRRGHVFWHPSELTETEDQEGVPNAMLEAMAAGLPVVATLHGGIPEAVTDGKDGLLVPEKSPGELAAAGMRVLGDPALLADLSRGAAESVRKNFGLESQVAVLEDCYDEAVQLARPVEG is encoded by the coding sequence ATGGCGGCGAAGGTTGATCCGGCCTCTGAGGCGGATGAGCGTCCGGTAGTGGTGTCGGCTTGTGGTACATTCCTCAAGCCGGAGATGCAGAGTGTCTACCGTCAGATCGACAATTTACAGCGTTACCGCACGGTGGTTTTCACCGAGCAGCATCAGAACGCGGAGATGTTTCCCGTGGATGCACTCGAAGTGATGACCAAGCAGGTGCGCCCACGGTTGAAGGGGAACTTCCTCCTGCGCTTCTGGTATAAGCATGTGATCAAGCAGTGGCCGCCGCCGCGCCCGATCAACCGCGAGGTGAAGCCGTACTATCCGTATGATATGCCGGATTTATTGGCGAAACATGACCCTGCGTTGGTGCATGTTTACTACGGGCACAAGGCGGTGAAGTACCACGAGATGCTGCACGCGTGGGGTGGTCCGTGGATTGTTTCGTTCCACGGTGTGGACGTGGTGAAGTTTTTCGACCAGGAGGGCTATGCCGACAAGATGAAGGCGGTTTTCCGCGATGCCCAGCTGGTGTTGGCTCGCAGCCGATCGTTGCTCGACAAGCTCGAGGAGCTCGGGTGCCCGCGGGAGAAGCTGCGTTTGAACAACACGCCGATCCCATTTGATGACTCGCAGACATTTGTGCGCGAGGCTCCCGAAGACGGTCAGTGGCGGATTGTCCAGGCGTCGCGATTGATTCCCAAGAAGGGGCTTTTCACTACGCTTGAGGCGTTGAAGGTCATGGTCACTGAGTGGCCACGCTTGAAGTTTGTGCTGTGCGGCGATGGTCCGTCACGTGAAGCCTTTGAGGCAGCGGTTGCCGAGGCAGGGCTGCAGGAAAATGTGGAGTTGCTCGGCTGGTTGAACCAGGAGCAGTTGCGCGATGAATTCCGCCGTGGGCATGTGTTTTGGCATCCGAGTGAGCTCACCGAGACCGAGGACCAGGAAGGGGTGCCGAATGCGATGCTGGAAGCGATGGCTGCCGGGCTGCCGGTGGTGGCGACTTTGCATGGCGGGATCCCGGAAGCGGTGACCGACGGTAAGGATGGTTTGTTGGTGCCTGAGAAGTCACCTGGTGAACTGGCTGCGGCCGGAATGCGTGTGCTGGGTGATCCTGCGTTGCTTGCCGACTTGTCCCGCGGCGCTGCGGAGTCCGTACGAAAGAACTTCGGGCTCGAGTCGCAGGTGGCGGTGCTCGAGGATTGCTACGACGAGGCGGTGCAGCTGGCGCGGCCTGTGGAAGGGTAG
- a CDS encoding glycosyltransferase produces the protein MSKPVVASYCTTFLKPEMLHIYRQVSGLDRYDTFVICKERRSEDRFPFDDVEVKPKVRSNFLRRFWLKYIKKEPPIVYRGEYGVMEKILTRRHADLMHVYFGHTGVHLLPIIQRSPLPVVVSFHGMDVQPRHDQPGYIERLQELLQSVPLLMARSFSLRDRLIELGAPEDRIRINRTGIPMDVFPAVKREYPEDGAWKFIQACRLVEKKGLPVALKAFSEFVKDHPKATFTIAGEGPMEEEVRGIVDKLGLADKVIFAGFLSPSELNALYAESHVFMHPSQITADKNQEGVPNAMLEGMATGLPVLATYHGGIPEAVDHESTGLLVEERDDVGLLEQVRRLTSDRELWQRMGEQAAVSVRERFEQKRQIAALEAIYDEAVALGPMNLGGRK, from the coding sequence ATGAGCAAGCCCGTTGTCGCCAGTTATTGCACTACTTTCCTGAAGCCCGAGATGCTTCATATCTACCGTCAGGTCAGCGGGCTCGATCGGTACGATACTTTTGTCATCTGCAAAGAGCGCCGCAGCGAAGACCGCTTTCCATTCGACGATGTCGAGGTGAAGCCCAAGGTGCGCAGTAACTTTTTGCGCCGCTTTTGGCTGAAGTACATCAAGAAAGAGCCGCCAATCGTCTATCGCGGTGAGTACGGTGTAATGGAGAAAATACTCACCCGTCGTCACGCGGATTTGATGCACGTTTATTTCGGTCATACCGGGGTGCATTTGTTGCCGATCATCCAGCGCAGCCCGTTGCCGGTGGTGGTTTCATTCCATGGAATGGATGTGCAGCCGCGTCACGACCAGCCGGGGTACATCGAGCGGTTGCAGGAATTGCTGCAATCGGTGCCGTTGTTGATGGCGCGTTCGTTTTCCCTGCGCGACCGTTTGATTGAGTTGGGTGCGCCGGAAGACCGGATCAGGATCAACCGGACGGGGATTCCGATGGATGTGTTCCCAGCGGTGAAGCGTGAGTATCCAGAGGACGGTGCGTGGAAGTTCATCCAGGCCTGCCGATTGGTGGAGAAGAAGGGCTTGCCGGTAGCGCTCAAGGCGTTCTCTGAATTTGTCAAAGACCACCCGAAGGCAACGTTTACGATTGCCGGTGAGGGACCGATGGAAGAGGAAGTCCGCGGCATTGTCGACAAGCTGGGCTTGGCGGATAAGGTGATTTTCGCAGGGTTCTTGTCGCCTTCGGAATTGAACGCGTTGTATGCGGAGTCGCATGTGTTTATGCATCCGAGTCAGATCACTGCGGACAAGAACCAGGAAGGTGTGCCAAATGCGATGCTCGAGGGCATGGCGACCGGACTGCCGGTGCTGGCAACCTATCACGGAGGGATTCCAGAAGCGGTGGACCACGAGTCGACCGGGCTTTTGGTAGAAGAGCGCGACGATGTGGGCCTGCTTGAGCAGGTGCGCCGTCTGACCAGCGATCGCGAATTGTGGCAGCGCATGGGTGAACAGGCTGCGGTTTCGGTGCGCGAACGCTTTGAGCAGAAGCGTCAAATTGCGGCACTGGAAGCAATTTACGATGAAGCCGTAGCGCTTGGGCCGATGAACCTGGGAGGTCGGAAGTAA
- the rdgB gene encoding RdgB/HAM1 family non-canonical purine NTP pyrophosphatase, protein MSDLLLPTLLIATRNAHKTEEFAEMLAPFAEVVDLTDPDFENLPEIDETGTTFDENSLLKSASISKITGGITLADDSGLEVDALDGAPGIYSARYSGDNATDATNREKLLSELKDAPAPRTARFRCVLALTKNGQTLGTWSGALEGTIGFEEAGDAGFGYDPVFIPEGDTRTLAEYTADEKNAISHRGRAVEKLVAALRNGEVALG, encoded by the coding sequence ATGTCCGACTTGTTACTTCCCACTCTGTTGATCGCCACCCGCAACGCCCACAAGACCGAAGAATTCGCCGAAATGTTGGCGCCATTCGCTGAAGTCGTGGACCTCACCGACCCCGATTTCGAAAACCTTCCAGAGATCGACGAAACCGGTACCACCTTCGACGAAAACTCACTCCTCAAGTCAGCATCCATTTCCAAGATCACCGGCGGCATCACTCTAGCCGATGACTCTGGGTTGGAGGTCGATGCCCTCGACGGCGCCCCAGGAATCTACTCGGCCCGCTACTCGGGAGACAACGCAACCGACGCCACCAACCGCGAAAAACTCCTGAGCGAACTCAAAGACGCCCCCGCTCCACGCACCGCACGTTTCCGCTGCGTTCTCGCCTTGACCAAAAATGGCCAGACACTCGGCACCTGGTCCGGCGCTCTGGAGGGCACCATCGGCTTCGAAGAAGCCGGCGACGCCGGCTTCGGCTACGACCCTGTCTTCATTCCGGAAGGCGACACCCGCACGCTCGCCGAATACACCGCCGATGAGAAAAACGCCATCAGCCACCGCGGCCGCGCAGTCGAGAAACTCGTCGCCGCACTCCGTAACGGCGAAGTCGCACTCGGATAA
- the selB gene encoding selenocysteine-specific translation elongation factor → MSRRFILGTAGHIDHGKSSLVRALTNVDPDRLPEEKRRGMTIELGFAHLTLDDSAGDQIEVGIVDVPGHADFIKNMVAGAAAIDGVLLVVAADDGWMPQSEEHLQILEYLGVRRAVIALTKADLSEDPEFAVEMLRDDLQDSHFAESPIIPVSSTTGAGIATLRDELVRMIESAPLPRDTGKPRLPIDRAFSPTGVGTVVTGTLTRGTLSVGDPVILTPAGTEGSIRGIQNHNASVPAAEASMRTAINLSDIALASSVGKRGAARGQTLTTPRFATTTDTLDVVISRTARHHISASDREVKLGHLGHVHIHHAGSLHRARLVLDVSVQRQIEPGQSAIAQLRFNEPIHAFAGDRFLVRDGSQQHTIAGGEVLHPFGNRRWFHKEEYQHFLAQRVENRDDHGVTAETLVETLVHHDKIISDPSVLDYTDRSDAELNAAIDALESNGIALRTPNGIVDQQWWQKVAAKAEAEVDAFHEAKPELPGIPVLKLQKALGRAAGDDRIFHSLLRHLSTAGIERTGVNVHRAGYTPQLPPAIQPIAEKILQQLDTDPINPPTKKELATAPNEIKALSFLIRQGNVIELDDKCVISTAGYAQIKQAVVAFIEAQGPARAADLKTAAGTTRKIMMPALERLDADGITARDGDFRHLKAPQPTA, encoded by the coding sequence ATGTCCCGTCGCTTCATCCTCGGAACCGCAGGCCACATCGACCACGGCAAATCCAGCCTGGTTCGCGCCCTCACCAATGTCGATCCCGACCGCCTGCCCGAAGAAAAACGCCGCGGCATGACGATCGAGCTCGGGTTCGCGCACCTCACTCTCGATGACTCGGCAGGCGATCAAATCGAAGTCGGTATCGTCGACGTCCCAGGCCACGCCGACTTCATCAAAAACATGGTCGCAGGCGCGGCGGCCATTGACGGCGTGCTACTCGTGGTCGCTGCTGATGACGGATGGATGCCTCAGTCGGAAGAACACCTCCAGATTCTCGAATACCTCGGCGTGCGCCGCGCCGTGATCGCGCTCACCAAGGCCGACCTCTCGGAGGACCCTGAATTCGCCGTCGAGATGCTGCGCGATGACTTGCAAGACAGTCACTTCGCCGAATCTCCCATCATTCCGGTCAGCAGCACCACGGGCGCAGGGATCGCCACGTTGCGCGACGAGTTGGTCCGGATGATTGAGTCCGCTCCGCTCCCTCGCGACACCGGAAAGCCCCGCCTGCCCATCGACCGCGCATTCTCACCCACCGGCGTCGGCACGGTAGTCACCGGCACGCTGACGCGCGGTACTCTCTCAGTTGGCGATCCTGTCATTCTTACCCCAGCCGGCACGGAAGGCAGCATCCGGGGTATCCAAAACCACAACGCAAGTGTCCCAGCGGCCGAGGCATCAATGCGCACTGCCATCAACCTCTCGGACATCGCTCTCGCATCCTCGGTTGGAAAGCGGGGCGCAGCCCGCGGACAAACCCTCACCACACCGCGCTTTGCCACCACGACGGACACACTGGATGTCGTCATCTCCCGCACGGCCCGCCACCACATCTCCGCATCCGACCGCGAGGTGAAATTGGGGCACCTCGGCCACGTTCACATCCACCACGCCGGCTCGCTCCACCGCGCTCGGCTCGTTCTCGACGTTTCTGTGCAACGTCAGATCGAACCCGGTCAATCGGCCATCGCCCAGCTCCGGTTCAACGAACCAATCCATGCATTCGCCGGTGACCGCTTCCTCGTCCGCGACGGCAGCCAACAACACACCATCGCAGGCGGTGAGGTGCTCCACCCATTTGGCAACCGCAGATGGTTCCACAAGGAGGAATACCAGCATTTCCTCGCCCAGCGCGTCGAAAACCGGGACGACCACGGAGTCACCGCCGAAACACTCGTCGAAACACTGGTCCACCACGACAAGATCATCAGCGACCCCTCGGTTCTCGATTACACGGACCGCTCGGATGCCGAACTCAATGCCGCCATCGACGCATTGGAGTCAAATGGAATCGCCCTGCGTACCCCGAACGGCATCGTCGACCAACAATGGTGGCAGAAAGTCGCCGCAAAAGCCGAGGCGGAAGTAGATGCATTCCACGAAGCCAAACCGGAACTCCCAGGCATCCCGGTGCTCAAACTTCAGAAAGCGCTCGGACGCGCCGCCGGTGACGACCGCATCTTCCACAGCCTCCTGCGCCACCTCTCGACTGCCGGCATCGAACGCACCGGCGTCAACGTCCACCGCGCCGGCTACACGCCGCAGCTCCCGCCCGCTATCCAACCGATCGCGGAGAAAATCCTCCAGCAACTCGACACCGATCCGATCAACCCACCGACCAAAAAGGAGCTCGCAACAGCCCCTAACGAGATCAAAGCTCTCAGCTTCCTCATCCGTCAGGGCAACGTGATCGAACTGGACGACAAATGCGTCATCTCCACCGCAGGCTACGCACAGATCAAACAAGCTGTCGTTGCATTTATCGAAGCCCAGGGCCCGGCCCGTGCCGCCGACTTAAAAACCGCCGCCGGCACCACCCGCAAGATCATGATGCCCGCCCTCGAACGCCTCGACGCCGACGGCATCACCGCCCGCGACGGCGACTTCCGCCACCTCAAAGCCCCACAGCCCACGGCCTAA
- the odhB gene encoding 2-oxoglutarate dehydrogenase complex dihydrolipoyllysine-residue succinyltransferase — translation MSFEVKIPAAGESVTSATVGEWHKESGDAVSPGDVLVTLETDKVSQELEAEVSGVLTIVVEEGEDCEIGTVIATIEEGEGAESAPAAEEPKDSEPESEEKSEEKSEAAAGEEKKPEPKAESKPEPKAAPAADKRPNFAALANATPSSEKPSAPVVDAEGRVTRKKMSPLRRKIASHLVNAQQTAAILTTFNEVDMSAVMNLRKSLQPDFVEKHGVKLGFMSFFVKAVVEALKSVPAVNGSIEGNEIVQNHFYDIGVAIGTEKGLVVPVLRDCDKKSFAEIERDIIDYAQKAQSGALQMSDLQGGVFTVSNGGTYGSLLSTPILNPPQSGILGMHTIQQRPVAVDGKVEIRPMMYLAMSYDHRLIDGKEAVTFLIRIKECIEQPTRLLVGV, via the coding sequence ATGAGTTTTGAAGTGAAAATCCCTGCCGCCGGTGAATCGGTGACCAGCGCGACTGTTGGTGAATGGCACAAGGAATCGGGTGACGCGGTGTCGCCGGGTGATGTGTTGGTTACACTTGAGACCGACAAGGTTTCACAGGAGCTGGAAGCTGAGGTCAGCGGTGTGTTGACCATCGTGGTCGAAGAAGGTGAAGACTGTGAGATCGGCACCGTGATCGCGACGATCGAAGAGGGCGAGGGCGCTGAGAGTGCCCCTGCGGCCGAGGAACCTAAGGACAGCGAGCCTGAGTCTGAGGAGAAGTCCGAGGAGAAGTCCGAGGCAGCTGCTGGTGAGGAAAAGAAGCCGGAGCCAAAAGCGGAGAGCAAGCCTGAGCCAAAGGCAGCACCAGCCGCGGACAAGCGCCCTAACTTTGCCGCGCTCGCCAACGCCACTCCATCAAGCGAGAAGCCGTCGGCTCCTGTCGTCGACGCCGAAGGGCGCGTGACCCGCAAGAAGATGAGCCCGCTGCGCCGCAAGATCGCGTCGCATTTGGTGAACGCCCAGCAGACCGCTGCAATCCTTACCACATTCAACGAAGTCGATATGAGCGCAGTGATGAACCTGCGCAAGTCGCTGCAGCCGGACTTCGTCGAGAAGCACGGTGTGAAGCTCGGCTTCATGTCGTTCTTCGTGAAGGCAGTGGTCGAGGCTTTGAAGTCGGTGCCTGCGGTCAATGGCTCGATCGAAGGGAACGAGATCGTCCAGAACCACTTCTACGATATCGGAGTGGCCATCGGAACCGAGAAGGGCTTGGTCGTTCCTGTGTTGCGCGATTGTGATAAGAAGAGCTTCGCAGAGATCGAGCGCGATATTATCGACTACGCACAGAAAGCACAAAGTGGTGCTTTGCAGATGTCGGATCTTCAGGGCGGTGTGTTTACCGTTTCGAATGGCGGAACCTATGGATCGTTGCTTTCGACTCCGATCTTGAACCCACCACAGAGCGGAATTCTCGGGATGCACACCATCCAGCAGCGCCCGGTTGCTGTGGATGGAAAAGTAGAGATCCGTCCAATGATGTACCTCGCAATGAGCTACGATCACCGTCTGATCGACGGCAAGGAAGCTGTGACATTCTTGATCCGAATCAAAGAATGTATCGAGCAGCCGACCCGTTTGTTGGTGGGTGTTTAA
- a CDS encoding 2-oxoglutarate dehydrogenase E1 component codes for MKSNVSPRLNADLLEQQYDAWKNDPRSVDPSWSAFFEGFELGTAQTKQERAAAAVALSDEGAVDAEVRLRTKLFAMVYGYRAIGHMQAWLNPLDDEAPNAIRALSLEEFDLSESDLDREVATQYFRDGERMTLRELRRNLEEIYCQGIGFEFMHIQDREKRHWLREQIENRFEFKPSDDQIRNVLRWLVESESVETFLGRKFLGEKRFSLEGGESAMVVLNSLHDAAGEFGVDEIEMGMAHRGRLNVLANFLQKPLKTILYEFTPEYMPSVVAGDGDVKYHLGFEGVRPNSKGHDVRLSLAANPSHLEAVNAVVEGKARARQRLIGDAKTRSRVLPVLIHGDAAFAGQGTVAEVLNFSQLPGYRTGGSLHLVINNQIGFTTSPEDARSSQYCTDVAKMIEAPVFHVNGDKPLDVMFVTLLALEFRQKFGCDVVIDMVCYRRQGHNEADQAAITQPKFVAKIQKHATVANLFRKEMLEAGRLTQAEADAIQNDFLQRLEDEFDQMKKLSEQGKINAFSGSTTASPPPPFNFDAVDTGVEIEKLKELGAKLTTVPEGFKLNKTLEKRFIPARRAALESGENIDWAFAESLAWAGLLVEGNGVRISGQDCRRGTFSQRHAVLYDANTRERYTPLSNLEEGQELFCVYNSLLSEAAVLGFDYGYSLGAPQLLIMWEAQFGDFSNGAQVMIDQFISSAESKWQQQSSIVMLLPHGYEGMGPEHSSARLERFLQLCAENNMQVCNVTTPAQYFHLLRRQVRREFRKPLVLMTPKSLLRHPKCVSTLEEMAAGTSFREVLGDTTVKPSAVERVVFCTGKVYYELEAYREEQGITNTAIVRLEQISPFHHELMAEELKAFTKAKRFVWCQEEPKNMGAWMFVRDDLEEVCGERIGYSGREASASPAEGAKVAHKRAQAKLIEEAFTV; via the coding sequence ATGAAGTCAAATGTGTCGCCGCGGCTCAATGCCGACTTGCTAGAACAGCAATACGATGCGTGGAAAAACGATCCACGCTCAGTTGACCCGTCTTGGTCAGCGTTTTTTGAAGGATTCGAGCTGGGTACTGCCCAGACGAAACAGGAACGCGCGGCGGCTGCGGTGGCGCTGAGCGACGAGGGGGCGGTAGATGCCGAGGTTCGCTTGCGGACCAAGCTCTTTGCGATGGTGTATGGATACCGCGCAATTGGCCACATGCAGGCTTGGTTGAATCCACTCGACGATGAGGCTCCGAACGCGATCCGTGCATTGAGCTTGGAAGAGTTCGACTTGTCCGAGAGCGACTTGGACCGCGAAGTGGCGACTCAGTACTTCCGTGATGGCGAGCGCATGACGCTGCGCGAACTGCGCCGCAACCTTGAAGAGATCTACTGTCAGGGGATCGGATTTGAGTTCATGCACATCCAGGACCGTGAGAAGCGTCACTGGTTGCGCGAGCAGATCGAGAACCGCTTCGAGTTCAAACCAAGCGACGACCAGATCCGCAATGTGCTGCGCTGGTTGGTGGAATCCGAGAGCGTGGAAACATTCCTCGGGCGCAAGTTCCTCGGGGAAAAGCGATTCTCGCTTGAGGGTGGCGAATCGGCGATGGTCGTACTCAACTCGCTGCACGATGCGGCCGGTGAGTTCGGAGTGGATGAGATCGAGATGGGGATGGCTCACCGTGGACGATTGAACGTCCTGGCCAACTTCCTGCAGAAGCCACTCAAGACCATCCTTTATGAGTTCACGCCGGAATACATGCCGAGCGTGGTGGCGGGTGACGGCGACGTGAAATACCACCTCGGCTTCGAGGGTGTGCGTCCGAACTCGAAAGGGCACGACGTTCGTTTGTCTCTCGCAGCCAACCCGAGTCACCTCGAAGCGGTCAATGCCGTGGTCGAGGGCAAGGCGCGTGCGCGTCAGCGCTTGATCGGCGACGCCAAGACCCGCTCGCGTGTGTTGCCTGTGTTGATTCACGGTGATGCGGCATTTGCTGGTCAGGGGACGGTGGCCGAGGTGCTGAACTTCTCGCAGCTGCCTGGTTACCGCACCGGGGGCAGCTTGCACTTGGTGATCAACAACCAGATCGGATTCACCACATCGCCGGAAGATGCGCGCTCGTCGCAGTACTGCACCGACGTGGCGAAGATGATTGAGGCACCGGTTTTCCACGTCAATGGCGACAAGCCGCTGGACGTGATGTTTGTGACCTTGCTTGCGCTTGAGTTCCGCCAGAAGTTTGGTTGTGACGTGGTGATCGACATGGTGTGTTACCGCCGTCAGGGTCACAACGAAGCGGACCAGGCGGCGATCACGCAGCCGAAGTTTGTGGCGAAGATTCAGAAGCACGCGACGGTTGCCAATTTGTTCCGCAAGGAGATGCTTGAAGCCGGGCGTCTTACGCAGGCGGAAGCGGATGCAATCCAGAATGATTTCCTGCAGCGTCTGGAAGATGAGTTCGACCAGATGAAGAAGCTTTCCGAGCAAGGGAAGATCAACGCATTCTCGGGCTCGACCACGGCATCTCCGCCGCCGCCGTTCAACTTCGATGCAGTGGATACCGGGGTGGAAATCGAGAAGCTCAAGGAGCTCGGTGCCAAGCTGACGACGGTGCCTGAAGGCTTCAAGCTGAACAAGACGCTTGAGAAGCGCTTCATTCCGGCGCGCCGCGCGGCACTTGAGTCCGGGGAAAATATCGACTGGGCGTTTGCCGAGTCTTTGGCGTGGGCCGGATTGCTCGTTGAGGGCAATGGCGTGCGGATCTCGGGTCAGGACTGCCGACGTGGTACCTTCAGCCAGCGCCATGCGGTGCTTTACGATGCGAACACACGTGAGCGTTATACGCCGCTCTCCAACCTCGAGGAAGGACAGGAGTTGTTCTGCGTCTATAACTCGTTGTTGTCCGAAGCCGCGGTGCTTGGATTTGACTACGGATACTCGTTGGGAGCGCCGCAGTTGTTGATCATGTGGGAAGCTCAGTTTGGTGATTTCTCCAACGGTGCCCAGGTGATGATCGACCAGTTCATCTCCAGTGCGGAGAGCAAGTGGCAGCAGCAGTCTAGCATTGTGATGCTTTTGCCTCACGGCTATGAGGGCATGGGGCCGGAGCACTCGAGCGCGCGTCTCGAGCGATTCCTCCAGCTTTGTGCTGAGAACAACATGCAGGTGTGCAATGTGACTACCCCTGCACAGTACTTCCATTTATTGCGTCGCCAGGTGCGCCGCGAGTTCCGCAAGCCGTTGGTGTTGATGACGCCTAAGAGCTTGCTGCGCCATCCGAAGTGCGTGTCCACATTGGAGGAGATGGCCGCTGGTACCTCGTTCCGCGAGGTGCTTGGTGACACCACGGTGAAGCCGTCGGCCGTGGAGCGTGTCGTTTTCTGCACCGGCAAGGTGTACTACGAGCTTGAGGCTTACCGAGAAGAGCAAGGGATCACCAATACGGCGATCGTACGCTTGGAGCAGATCAGTCCGTTCCATCACGAGTTGATGGCGGAAGAGCTCAAGGCATTTACCAAAGCGAAGCGCTTTGTTTGGTGCCAGGAAGAGCCGAAGAACATGGGAGCCTGGATGTTTGTTCGCGATGATTTGGAAGAGGTCTGCGGCGAGCGCATCGGTTACAGCGGTCGTGAGGCCAGTGCGAGCCCTGCAGAGGGTGCCAAGGTCGCGCATAAGCGCGCTCAGGCGAAGCTCATCGAGGAAGCGTTTACTGTCTGA